A single genomic interval of Daucus carota subsp. sativus chromosome 1, DH1 v3.0, whole genome shotgun sequence harbors:
- the LOC108224606 gene encoding F-box/kelch-repeat protein At3g06240-like, with amino-acid sequence MEVAKDHQIMIDNHETKTLLQLPVYFYGMTHFVSCCNGLVCFANHDSRIIFLGNPMTRRFKKLPTPQKKSVIPDWCKIGFGFDDVSRDYKIIRFVSDRKDTGYSIEAEMYSADVDSWKEIRVPFDPETFQFASHGGGGVFRPDQSRVLYFEGSREVLSFDLHDEVFRVHPFPRPAKLPLQGEPKSYLLESEGSVAMICDESSGDGKTVRSLWTLDRDGGNWTKKFNFEDHLKYNHVILYLGDGQFVVAAESYGYGRRPIFYYYKKGNAREYLGASPARQLTSVVITLKGLNN; translated from the coding sequence ATGGAAGTTGCCAAAGATCACCAAATCATGATTGATAATCACGAAACAAAAACCCTCCTCCAACTGCCAGTATACTTTTATGGTATGACTCATTTCGTATCTTGTTGTAATGGTCTAGTTTGTTTTGCCAATCATGATTCTCGTATTATATTTTTGGGGAATCCGATGACTAGGCGATTCAAGAAACTTCCTACTCCTCAGAAAAAATCTGTAATACCTGATTGGTGTAAGATAGGGTTTGGTTTCGATGATGTTTCTCGTGATTACAAGATTATTAGATTTGTTTCTGACCGTAAAGATACTGGTTATAGTATCGAAGCTGAGATGTATTCTGCGGATGTAGATTCTTGGAAAGAGATTAGGGTGCCTTTTGACCCAGAGACATTTCAGTTTGCTAGTCACGGAGGAGGAGGTGTATTTCGTCCTGATCAAAGCAGGGTTTTGTATTTTGAAGGATCTCGTGAGGTACTATCGTTTGACTTGCATGATGAAGTGTTTAGAGTGCATCCGTTTCCCAGACCTGCAAAGTTACCATTGCAAGGCGAACCAAAGTCTTATCTTCTGGAATCTGAAGGGTCTGTTGCAATGATCTGTGATGAATCTAGTGGTGATGGTAAAACAGTTCGTAGTCTATGGACATTGGACAGGGATGGTGGCAATTGgactaaaaaatttaattttgaggatcatttaaagtataatcatgtaattctatatctagGTGATGGACAGTTTGTTGTTGCTGCAGAAAGTTATGGTTATGGCCGTCGACCTATCTTCTACTACTACAAGAAGGGAAATGCCAGAGAGTATCTTGGAGCATCCCCCGCCAGACAGCTTACTTCAGTTGTGATTACCTTAAAGGgtttaaacaactaa
- the LOC108224617 gene encoding F-box protein CPR1-like: MARRENCKKNNSELPHELMFNIFFLLPVATLLRCKSVCKTWLSIISDPRFVKAHCIESQKRQPSSVLEVASDDQLCIDNHETKTLFEMPEEYLYGKSPFVSSCNGLVCFAHHDPRVTYIGNPMTRQFKKLPSPPKEPDSRLWRMVGFGFDDVSDDYKFIRFFVKGIHSRSYRIKAEMYSVNEDTWKEVKVPEGLEKFKFPLFRGVGIFLPDQTRVLYFEGFHELLSFDLHDEVFRVHPFPKPGKLPAGQGKPIRSSLLEFEGSVAKIYEESSGDDETVLSLWTLDGDCGNGSWTKQFNFEDHIKNDHVTLYLGDGQFVVAAENYDRHGYPSEPIFYYHKKKHAKEYLGASPARELISVVKCNESLVSLKGFKQLE, from the coding sequence atGGCAAGAAGGGAAAACTGCAAGAAGAATAATTCTGAATTACCTCACGAACTCATGTTCAATATATTCTTCTTGTTACCTGTAGCAACACTCCTTCGCTGCAAATCAGTTTGCAAAACATGGCTGTCAATCATATCAGACCCTCGATTCGTCAAAGCTCACTGCATCGAATCGCAGAAAAGGCAACCTAGTTCTGTACTGGAAGTTGCGAGCGACGACCAACTCTGCATTGATAATCATGAAACTAAAACCCTCTTTGAAATGCCAGAAGAATATCTTTATGGTAAGTCTCCTTTTGTATCCAGTTGTAATGGTCTTGTTTGTTTTGCCCATCATGATCCTCGTGTTACATATATTGGGAATCCGATGACTAGGCAATTTAAGAAACTTCCCAGTCCTCCTAAAGAACCTGATTCACGTCTGTGGAGGATGGTAGGGTTTGGTTTTGATGATGTTTCTGATGATTACAAGTTTATTAGGTTTTTTGTTAAAGGTATACATAGTCGTAGTTACAGGATTAAAGCTGAGATGTATTCTGTGAATGAGGATACTTGGAAAGAGGTTAAGGTTCCTGAGGGCCTAGAGAAATTTAAGTTTCCTCTTTTTCGAGGAGTAGGTATTTTTCTTCCTGATCAAACCAGGGTATTGTATTTTGAAGGCTTTCATGAGTTACTATCATTTGATTTGCATGATGAAGTGTTTCGAGTGCATCCGTTTCCCAAACCTGGAAAGTTACCTGCAGGGCAAGGTAAGCCAATAAGGTCTAGTCTTCTGGAGTTTGAAGGTTCTGTTGCTAAGATCTATGAGGAATCTAGTGGTGATGATGAAACAGTTCTTAGTCTTTGGACATTGGACGGGGATTGTGGCAATGGATCTTGGACTAAACAGTTTAATTTTGAGGATCATATAAAAAATGATCATGTAACTTTATATCTGGGTGATGGACAGTTTGTTGTTGCTGCAGAAAATTATGATCGCCATGGTTATCCCAGTGAACCCATCTTCTACTACCACAAAAAGAAACATGCCAAGGAGTATCTTGGAGCATCTCCCGCTAGAGAGCTTATTTCAGTTGTCAAGTGCAATGAAAGTCTTGTTTCCCTCAAAGGGTTTAAACAACTAGAATAA